In Streptomyces nojiriensis, the sequence AGGCCGGCGGCCCGCGCCCGGCGGATCTCGCCGACCGCTGCGTCCACGTCGTTCAGCAGGATCTGCGCGACCCCCGCCCGGCGCCCCGGGGCGTCCGCGCAGAAGTCCGCCAGCCAGCGGTTGTGGGCCTGCAGACCCGCCCAGCGCAGCTCGTACTCGGCGGCCGTCGGGGGCTGGGCCATCAGGGAGGCCTTGGGGAAGAACGGCGGGATGGTGTTCGGGAAGAGGACTTCCGCGACGATGCCGTCCGCTTCGAGTTCGGCGAGGCGGCGCGCCGAGTTCCAGTTGCGGTCGGCGGTGTCCGCCAGGAGGTCCTCGTACGGGTTCACGTACGTGGCGGCCCAGGCGTCGAAGTCCTCGTGGTGGCGCTTGGCCAGGTACGGCTTGTAGTCCAGCAGGTCGGCGCCGGCGTGGCAGTCCGCCGAGATCACCGTGTAGCGGTCCTCGGACGTCACGGGTTCACCCCCAGCACCGGGAAGTCGTTGTCGGTGAGCCAGTGGCGGCCCACCTCGCGGGAGCGGGCCCAGGAGGCCTCCACCGCCGCCTGGTCCGGGGACTGGCCCAGTTCCGCCGGGGTGGGGCCGATCCGGCGGGCGATCGGGGCCAGCTTCGCGGTGTCGAAGCCGAAGACCTCGGCCGCCGCGAGCCCGAGCATCCGGCGGGTCTCGGCGACCGGGATGTCGTGGAAGGTGTTCTTCAGCCAGCTGCGGGTGTTCGGCCAGGTGCCCTCGGGGTGTGGGAAGTCCGAGCCCCACAGGATGTTGTCCACGCCGATCTCGTACCGCTGCGCGAGCTCCCGGCGCTTGGTGTTCGTGGCGCAGATGAACACCTGGCGGTCCAGGTACTCGCTGGGCGGCCGCTTCAGCTCCTCGAACGGTGAGAGCTTCTTGCCGCCGTGCGCGCCGAGGTAGAGCCGGTCCATGAACCACAGCTGGTTGGGCAGCCACCAGCAGCCCGCCTCGGCGACGCCGAACTTCAGGCCGGGGTGGCGTTCGAAGACCCCCGACCAGAGCAGGAACCACAGCGGGCGGGCCGGCCACCAGGTGACCTCGGAGACGAAGATGCCCAGGTGGTCGCCGTACTCGTGGCGCGGCGAGGACCCGGAGTGGGTGACGATCGGCATCTGCGTCTCGGCGGCCGCCGCCCAGACGGGGTCGTAGCGGCGGTCGTGGTACGGCGCCCGGTCCACCCACATCGCGGGGATCATCAGCGCTCCCAGCCCGGACGCCTTGGCCCGGTGGATCTCGGCGACGACCTTCTTCGGCTCGCCCGTGATGGGGAGCAGGGCGACTCCGCAGTGCCGCTCCGGGTGCCGGCCCACGAATTCCGCGAGCCAGCGGTTGTGCGCCTGCGCGCCCGCCATGCCGAGCTCGGGGTCCTGGTCGCCGGAGAGGCCGAGGCCGACGCCGAAGGGGGCGGCGGTCTGGCTGTCGACGGCGTCCGCGTCGGGGAAGACGACCTCGGCGG encodes:
- a CDS encoding amidohydrolase family protein — its product is MSTHEDRTEDPYLIISSDCHAGLPTEQYRPYLDSRFHPRFDEFLGERDARRAEATRLGVRNEAFAEKWFHDHEEGLKGGWDTGQRLKELDGDGVAAEVVFPDADAVDSQTAAPFGVGLGLSGDQDPELGMAGAQAHNRWLAEFVGRHPERHCGVALLPITGEPKKVVAEIHRAKASGLGALMIPAMWVDRAPYHDRRYDPVWAAAAETQMPIVTHSGSSPRHEYGDHLGIFVSEVTWWPARPLWFLLWSGVFERHPGLKFGVAEAGCWWLPNQLWFMDRLYLGAHGGKKLSPFEELKRPPSEYLDRQVFICATNTKRRELAQRYEIGVDNILWGSDFPHPEGTWPNTRSWLKNTFHDIPVAETRRMLGLAAAEVFGFDTAKLAPIARRIGPTPAELGQSPDQAAVEASWARSREVGRHWLTDNDFPVLGVNP